A part of Thermococcus sp. LS1 genomic DNA contains:
- a CDS encoding phosphoadenosine phosphosulfate reductase family protein — MFHVMARARKDAKALQYINERNYGSFLKVSGLGGGRTLGEVENVLKELLRDPYIPILLFGEKEKDLMEDVLPILRETGKPFYVWLLRTKRVRNMRVDELYGHLEEIKARFRLGIEWSGAYRLNPDNPFGIEINPDYDIYLALGEDFRKAMKGILDVELGENSLVLRKLMNQEVYFSGPNKVAEVSKKLGVPTEVLWRCPCPEDVSLESLIELNRDYIDAFAEASKAFLRQFEDYDIIVPWSGGKDSTATLILASEVFKDVTAIYVRMEYEMPLTDEYVEKLARKLKINLVRVDVPMPLDEFGMPTHRDRWCTRKKVEALYKAAGEFERPLLVVGDRDGESARRRLKPPVIERKNDILGKFLEVMPIKFWSGMMVQLFIIMRGFELHPLYYEGFYRLGCTVCPSLAEWEVELLKKRGVKALPAGYS; from the coding sequence ATGTTCCACGTGATGGCCAGGGCAAGGAAAGACGCCAAAGCCCTTCAGTACATAAACGAGCGCAACTACGGGAGTTTTCTAAAGGTTTCGGGCCTCGGCGGCGGAAGGACTCTTGGGGAGGTTGAGAATGTCCTCAAAGAACTCCTGAGGGACCCCTACATTCCTATTCTGCTCTTCGGCGAGAAGGAGAAGGATTTGATGGAAGATGTTTTGCCGATCCTTCGCGAGACTGGAAAGCCCTTCTACGTTTGGCTCTTGAGAACCAAGCGCGTCAGAAACATGCGCGTCGATGAGCTCTACGGCCACCTGGAGGAGATAAAGGCCAGATTCAGACTTGGAATCGAGTGGAGTGGCGCTTACAGGCTCAATCCGGATAATCCCTTCGGCATCGAGATAAACCCCGACTACGACATCTACCTGGCTCTCGGCGAGGACTTTAGAAAGGCGATGAAAGGCATTCTCGACGTTGAGCTGGGAGAAAACTCCCTCGTTCTTAGAAAACTAATGAACCAGGAGGTCTACTTCTCCGGTCCGAACAAAGTTGCCGAGGTCAGCAAAAAGCTCGGCGTTCCGACTGAGGTTCTCTGGAGATGTCCATGTCCAGAGGACGTTTCCCTTGAGAGTCTAATAGAGCTCAACCGGGATTACATTGATGCCTTTGCAGAGGCGAGCAAGGCCTTCCTGCGGCAGTTTGAGGATTATGACATCATCGTCCCATGGAGCGGTGGGAAAGACTCGACTGCCACACTGATACTGGCCAGCGAGGTCTTCAAGGACGTCACGGCTATCTACGTCAGAATGGAATACGAGATGCCGCTCACGGATGAATACGTTGAGAAGCTCGCCAGAAAACTTAAAATCAACTTAGTCCGCGTAGATGTTCCGATGCCGCTCGATGAGTTCGGCATGCCGACCCACAGGGACCGCTGGTGCACGAGAAAAAAGGTGGAGGCACTCTACAAAGCGGCAGGTGAGTTTGAGAGGCCGCTTCTGGTGGTCGGCGACCGCGACGGGGAGAGCGCAAGGAGGAGGCTTAAACCTCCGGTCATCGAGAGGAAGAACGATATCCTCGGAAAGTTCCTTGAGGTCATGCCCATCAAGTTCTGGAGCGGAATGATGGTTCAGCTCTTCATCATCATGCGCGGTTTCGAGCTGCACCCACTGTATTACGAAGGCTTCTACCGTCTGGGCTGTACAGTCTGCCCGAGTCTTGCAGAATGGGAGGTTGAGCTGTTAAAGAAGAGGGGAGTGAAGGCCCTCCCCGCGGGCTATTCATAG
- a CDS encoding M20 family metallopeptidase gives MEFELLKKLVSIRSPFGEEGEISRFIASFLEEHGFRVELLPVEGFGDDVIAYLPGKGHTVVLNGHMDTVNLSKDWTRNPWGELDGDRFYGLGSADMKAGLAAIMTAFIEMAELPRRERPNIIFTAVSDEEGYSRGTWKLIESGKLSDADLVLVAEPTNEKLMLGARGRFVIQVEAFGRKAHAARPELGINAVEELGKLVGNLSRIRLKRHRKLGTGSYCTLHIEGTADGLSVPDYAKVIIDRHVVVDEDWEKVRGELLKLAERLDLKVELNIERFPRPTPEMPPYTVRENGRFVNLFKKIHGSLFGREPEITYGRSVGDFNYFGTYLGKPTIVYGPIGGNWHSADEWVSVESLRRVKKVYVEYLKALA, from the coding sequence ATGGAGTTTGAACTCCTCAAGAAGCTCGTCTCCATTCGCTCTCCCTTTGGCGAAGAAGGAGAAATCTCCCGTTTTATTGCCTCGTTTCTTGAAGAGCACGGCTTTAGGGTGGAGCTCCTCCCGGTTGAAGGCTTTGGCGACGACGTGATTGCCTATCTCCCTGGTAAGGGTCACACCGTTGTTCTGAACGGACACATGGACACCGTGAACCTCTCGAAGGACTGGACAAGGAACCCCTGGGGCGAGCTCGACGGCGATAGGTTCTACGGCCTCGGCAGTGCGGACATGAAAGCCGGCCTTGCCGCCATCATGACTGCCTTCATTGAGATGGCTGAGCTTCCGAGAAGAGAGCGGCCGAACATCATATTCACCGCCGTCTCCGACGAGGAGGGCTATTCCCGGGGAACCTGGAAGCTCATAGAGAGCGGAAAACTTAGTGATGCCGACCTCGTGCTAGTCGCCGAGCCCACTAACGAGAAGCTGATGCTCGGCGCGAGGGGACGGTTCGTGATCCAGGTTGAGGCCTTTGGAAGAAAGGCCCACGCAGCCCGGCCGGAGCTTGGAATAAACGCTGTTGAGGAGCTTGGGAAACTCGTTGGAAACCTCTCGAGGATACGTCTCAAGAGGCACAGGAAGCTCGGCACGGGCTCGTACTGCACGCTCCACATCGAAGGAACCGCCGACGGCCTGAGCGTTCCCGACTATGCGAAGGTGATAATAGACAGGCACGTTGTCGTTGATGAGGATTGGGAAAAAGTCAGGGGCGAACTCCTAAAACTTGCTGAGAGGCTCGATCTAAAAGTCGAACTCAACATAGAGAGGTTCCCGAGGCCAACTCCTGAGATGCCGCCCTACACTGTGAGGGAAAATGGCCGCTTTGTGAACCTCTTCAAAAAGATTCACGGCTCGCTCTTCGGAAGGGAGCCGGAGATAACTTACGGCAGGAGCGTCGGGGACTTCAACTACTTCGGAACATATCTGGGCAAGCCAACAATCGTTTACGGGCCCATTGGAGGGAACTGGCACTCCGCCGATGAGTGGGTGAGTGTAGAGTCACTGAGGAGGGTTAAGAAGGTCTACGTGGAGTACCTGAAGGCTCTGGCATAG
- a CDS encoding NADP-dependent malic enzyme, with the protein MHPFDFHRNNFPGNGKIEIIPKVPLTRETLSLAYTPGVAEVSRAIAKGEDPCEYTNRCNTVAVVSDGTRVLGLGDIGPSAALPVMEGKALLFKAFGGVDAFPLVLAEKDPDRFIEVVKAVSPSFGGINLEDIASPKCFYILERLREELEIPVFHDDQQGTASVVLAGLINALKVVGKKLSEITVALFGAGAAGFATLRIITSAGVKLENVRVVELVDGKPRILTSDMPLEELFPYRGGLLEKTNGEGLEGGPEEALKGADVLISFTKPGPGVIKPEWIAKMNDDAIVFPLANPVPEILPEDAKKAGARIVATGRSDYPNQVNNLLGFPAIFRGALDVRARTITDGMIIAASKAMASVIEPREEEIIPSPFHPDVHPKVARAVAEEAMKEGVARRKVKGEEVEENLRRWRRFYEEIERLNARR; encoded by the coding sequence ATGCATCCTTTTGACTTTCACCGCAACAACTTCCCCGGCAACGGGAAGATTGAGATAATCCCCAAGGTTCCGCTCACGAGGGAAACCCTCAGCCTCGCCTACACCCCGGGCGTGGCAGAAGTTTCGAGGGCGATAGCGAAGGGCGAAGACCCCTGCGAGTACACCAACAGGTGCAATACTGTGGCCGTTGTGAGCGATGGCACGAGGGTTCTGGGCCTCGGAGATATCGGGCCTTCCGCGGCACTACCGGTAATGGAGGGCAAGGCGCTCCTCTTCAAGGCCTTCGGTGGTGTTGACGCGTTCCCACTCGTTTTAGCCGAAAAGGACCCGGATCGGTTCATCGAAGTCGTTAAGGCAGTTTCACCTTCCTTCGGCGGGATAAACCTCGAGGACATAGCATCGCCCAAGTGCTTCTACATCCTTGAGAGGCTCCGCGAAGAGCTCGAGATCCCAGTCTTCCACGATGACCAGCAGGGGACTGCCTCCGTTGTGCTGGCAGGCCTGATAAACGCTCTCAAGGTTGTTGGAAAGAAGCTTAGCGAGATAACCGTGGCACTTTTTGGAGCTGGAGCTGCTGGCTTTGCAACGCTGAGGATAATAACCTCCGCTGGCGTTAAGCTCGAGAACGTCCGCGTTGTGGAGCTGGTTGATGGCAAGCCGAGGATACTAACCTCAGACATGCCGCTGGAGGAACTCTTCCCATACCGCGGCGGGTTGCTTGAGAAAACGAATGGTGAAGGTCTTGAGGGCGGCCCGGAGGAAGCTTTGAAAGGTGCTGACGTGCTCATCTCCTTCACAAAGCCAGGGCCAGGCGTGATAAAGCCCGAATGGATAGCGAAAATGAACGATGACGCGATAGTTTTCCCGCTGGCAAATCCGGTTCCGGAGATTCTGCCCGAGGATGCCAAGAAAGCAGGAGCGAGAATAGTTGCAACCGGGAGGAGCGATTATCCCAACCAAGTGAACAACCTCCTTGGTTTTCCGGCGATATTCAGGGGAGCCCTCGACGTTAGGGCCAGAACCATTACGGACGGAATGATAATAGCGGCCTCAAAGGCGATGGCTTCAGTGATAGAGCCACGCGAGGAAGAGATAATCCCGTCACCGTTTCATCCGGATGTCCATCCGAAGGTCGCCAGGGCCGTTGCGGAGGAGGCTATGAAGGAGGGCGTCGCGAGGAGAAAGGTTAAGGGCGAGGAAGTGGAGGAAAACCTGCGCCGCTGGAGGAGGTTCTATGAGGAGATAGAGAGGCTCAACGCGAGACGGTAG
- a CDS encoding acyl CoA:acetate/3-ketoacid CoA transferase: MSGGGMLMKVVDAERAVEAVPDKAVIAVSGFNLLVAPEYLLLKLFERYKETGHPKGIFLEVNPIPTAPGRVLDRILEELYHEKNQDFLAGMLVTYPGWSPYIQKLIEENRVEGYTWSIGTASWFFREVARGIPGVLTKVGLGTFLDPREDGGYLNELARKKRRCWIERVKIGGEEYLFYRAPKPNVAFIRGTTADEIGNVTTEKEGAFTEILNLAQAAKAEPNKGIVIAQVERVARYPSLKPQDVKVPGPLVDYVVVSPQEYHRQSANVIYDPRISGEVIPPMDSGSVPKMELSTKKVIARRILVEMLELVKRLNRPILVNLGIGIPDRVAGVAIEEGVADWVFTTVESGPFGGIALGGPDFGASIGPFAIISQPDQFANYEGGVIDAASLGFMQVDERGNVNPSLLPGRLPGPGGFPVISYGSPRMFFAGHFTAGKKELRVANGRLEIVREGSVKKFVRRVYKVVYNAELGLSKGQEVIYITERAVFRLTEKGLVLEEYAPGIDVEKDILGQMEFEPLVSPKLREMDERLFQEEPMGLKDEL, encoded by the coding sequence ATGAGCGGCGGGGGTATGCTTATGAAGGTCGTCGATGCCGAGAGAGCCGTTGAGGCCGTTCCAGATAAAGCCGTTATAGCCGTTTCAGGATTCAACCTGCTCGTCGCACCAGAATACCTTCTCCTCAAGCTCTTCGAGCGCTACAAGGAGACGGGTCACCCAAAGGGCATATTTCTTGAGGTGAACCCGATTCCAACCGCCCCGGGCAGGGTTCTCGACAGAATCTTAGAGGAGCTCTACCACGAGAAAAACCAGGACTTCCTAGCCGGAATGCTCGTGACGTATCCCGGCTGGTCACCCTACATACAGAAGCTCATCGAGGAGAACCGGGTTGAAGGCTACACCTGGTCAATAGGTACCGCCTCATGGTTCTTCCGCGAGGTTGCGCGGGGAATTCCAGGAGTCCTGACGAAGGTTGGACTGGGAACCTTCCTAGACCCGCGGGAGGACGGCGGCTACCTCAATGAACTGGCGAGGAAGAAGAGGCGCTGTTGGATTGAGAGGGTCAAAATCGGTGGTGAAGAATACCTCTTCTACCGTGCCCCGAAGCCGAACGTTGCCTTCATAAGGGGAACCACCGCGGACGAGATAGGCAACGTCACGACCGAGAAGGAAGGGGCCTTTACGGAGATACTGAACCTCGCTCAGGCGGCAAAGGCTGAACCAAACAAGGGCATCGTGATAGCCCAAGTCGAGAGAGTGGCGAGGTATCCGTCGCTGAAACCTCAGGATGTAAAAGTTCCAGGTCCTCTCGTCGACTACGTGGTCGTTTCTCCTCAGGAATACCATAGGCAGAGCGCCAACGTGATCTACGACCCCAGGATTTCGGGAGAGGTCATTCCTCCGATGGATTCCGGCTCGGTTCCCAAGATGGAGCTGAGCACGAAGAAGGTTATAGCCAGGAGAATTCTGGTGGAGATGCTTGAGCTCGTCAAAAGACTCAACAGGCCGATACTCGTCAACCTCGGCATAGGAATCCCCGACAGGGTTGCGGGAGTTGCCATCGAGGAAGGTGTTGCCGACTGGGTTTTCACGACGGTTGAATCCGGTCCATTCGGTGGCATAGCCCTTGGTGGACCGGACTTCGGAGCTTCGATAGGGCCCTTCGCGATAATTTCCCAACCGGACCAGTTCGCCAACTACGAAGGTGGTGTAATAGACGCCGCCAGTCTGGGCTTCATGCAGGTGGACGAGAGGGGAAACGTCAATCCCTCGCTGCTTCCCGGTCGCCTGCCGGGTCCCGGAGGCTTCCCCGTGATTTCCTACGGCTCACCCAGGATGTTCTTCGCCGGTCACTTCACTGCAGGAAAGAAGGAGCTGAGGGTGGCCAACGGAAGGCTGGAGATAGTCAGGGAAGGGAGCGTCAAGAAGTTCGTGAGGCGCGTTTACAAGGTTGTCTACAACGCCGAACTCGGCCTGAGCAAAGGCCAGGAGGTTATCTACATAACAGAGAGGGCAGTCTTTAGGCTGACGGAGAAGGGGCTCGTGTTGGAGGAATACGCACCGGGTATAGACGTTGAGAAAGACATCCTGGGCCAGATGGAGTTCGAACCCCTAGTCAGCCCCAAACTCAGGGAGATGGACGAGAGGCTCTTCCAGGAGGAACCGATGGGCCTGAAGGACGAGCTCTAG
- a CDS encoding FumA C-terminus/TtdB family hydratase beta subunit encodes MAVKLRTPLSLDDVLGLKVGDIVYLSGVIYTARDSAHRKILNIPRKGLPIELEGAVIYHCGPVVRRTREGYEIVSAGPTTSARMNVYLDAILSLGVRGIIGKGGMDAEPFKGRAVYFAFTGGAGSLAAKSIKRVVDVLWLRKLGIPEAVWVLEVENFPLLVAIDAYGNSLYR; translated from the coding sequence ATGGCAGTGAAGCTCAGGACGCCTCTTTCTCTCGATGACGTCTTGGGACTGAAGGTCGGCGATATCGTCTACCTTTCAGGGGTCATCTACACTGCCCGCGATTCCGCCCACCGGAAAATCCTGAACATTCCCAGGAAAGGGCTTCCTATCGAGCTCGAGGGGGCGGTTATCTACCACTGCGGGCCGGTCGTGAGGAGAACCCGGGAAGGCTACGAGATAGTGTCAGCCGGTCCGACAACGAGCGCCAGGATGAACGTTTACCTCGACGCCATTCTAAGCCTGGGTGTCAGGGGGATAATAGGGAAGGGCGGAATGGATGCCGAGCCCTTTAAGGGCAGGGCGGTGTACTTTGCCTTCACAGGTGGGGCTGGCTCTCTGGCGGCAAAGAGTATAAAGCGTGTTGTTGATGTGCTCTGGCTCCGTAAGTTGGGAATCCCTGAGGCGGTGTGGGTTCTCGAGGTTGAGAACTTCCCGCTGCTGGTCGCCATCGATGCCTATGGAAACTCGCTCTACCGCTAG
- a CDS encoding fumarate hydratase, translated as MINELVEAIRLAVTRIPDDTVSALRRAYEEEENPIARFNLENILKAIEIGREERIPVCQDTGALTFFVEAGIKSPYLGKIREWILQASMMATEEVPLRPNAVDPLTGKNSGNNIGWMVPIIHWELVEGDKIRIAVFPKGGGSENCSALAMLTPAEGLEGVKRFVIERVKACGGKPCPPVILGVGIGGSADLAIKLAKKALLRPIGERHPDERIARLEEDILEGVNSLGIGPMGMGGKTTALDVKIEYAHRHPASFPVGLVVQCWANRRAFLEITPGGVRIWQ; from the coding sequence TTGATTAACGAGCTGGTAGAAGCCATACGACTCGCGGTTACTCGCATTCCCGATGATACAGTTTCTGCCCTCAGGAGAGCTTACGAGGAAGAGGAGAACCCCATCGCGAGGTTCAACCTTGAAAATATCCTCAAGGCTATAGAAATCGGGAGGGAAGAGCGCATCCCCGTCTGTCAGGACACCGGGGCGCTCACCTTCTTTGTGGAGGCCGGGATAAAGAGCCCGTATCTGGGGAAGATACGGGAATGGATTCTCCAGGCGAGTATGATGGCTACCGAGGAGGTACCACTTAGGCCCAATGCCGTTGACCCTCTCACCGGGAAGAACTCTGGAAACAACATTGGATGGATGGTTCCGATAATACACTGGGAGCTCGTGGAAGGAGATAAAATCAGGATAGCGGTTTTCCCCAAGGGTGGCGGCAGCGAGAACTGCTCCGCACTTGCGATGCTTACCCCCGCGGAGGGCCTTGAGGGGGTTAAGCGCTTCGTCATCGAGAGGGTTAAGGCCTGCGGCGGAAAGCCCTGCCCGCCGGTAATCCTCGGTGTGGGCATAGGTGGGAGCGCTGATCTGGCCATTAAGCTGGCCAAGAAAGCTCTGTTGAGGCCCATCGGCGAGCGTCATCCCGATGAGAGAATAGCCAGACTCGAGGAAGATATTCTGGAGGGGGTTAACTCCCTCGGCATAGGTCCGATGGGAATGGGTGGAAAAACGACGGCCCTGGATGTCAAAATCGAGTACGCCCACCGGCATCCCGCCAGCTTTCCCGTTGGGCTGGTCGTTCAGTGCTGGGCCAACAGGAGAGCCTTCCTCGAGATAACTCCTGGAGGGGTCAGGATATGGCAGTGA
- a CDS encoding hydroxyacid dehydrogenase codes for MNVVKVLVAAPLHEKAIEVLKNAGFEVVYEEYPDENKLIELAKDVEAIIVRSKPKVTRKVIEAAPKFKVIGRAGVGLDNIDLEAAKERGIKVVNSPAASSRSVAELTVALMFAVARKIAFADRKMREGVWAKKQCMGIELEGKTIGIVGFGRIGYNVAKIAKALGMNVLLYDPYPNEERAKEVGGKFVSLEELLKESDVVTLHVPLIDATYHLINEERLKLMKPTAIIINAARGAVIDTEALVKALEEGWIAGAGLDVFEEEPLPEGHPLTKFDNVVLTPHIGASTVEAQMRAGVQVAEQIVEILKG; via the coding sequence ATGAATGTGGTCAAGGTTTTGGTTGCCGCACCGCTGCACGAGAAGGCAATAGAGGTTTTGAAGAACGCTGGGTTTGAGGTAGTTTACGAGGAGTATCCCGATGAGAATAAGCTGATAGAGCTCGCCAAGGACGTTGAGGCGATTATAGTCAGGAGCAAGCCTAAGGTGACCAGGAAGGTCATCGAGGCGGCTCCAAAGTTCAAGGTCATCGGAAGGGCTGGCGTCGGCCTCGACAACATCGACCTTGAGGCCGCCAAGGAGAGGGGCATAAAGGTCGTCAACAGCCCGGCCGCCTCAAGCAGGAGCGTCGCGGAGCTTACCGTCGCCCTCATGTTCGCCGTTGCCAGGAAGATAGCCTTCGCCGACAGGAAGATGCGCGAGGGCGTTTGGGCCAAGAAGCAGTGCATGGGAATCGAGCTCGAAGGAAAGACCATAGGTATAGTCGGCTTCGGCAGAATAGGCTACAACGTGGCTAAGATAGCAAAGGCCCTTGGGATGAACGTCCTTCTCTACGACCCATACCCGAATGAGGAGAGGGCCAAGGAAGTCGGAGGAAAGTTCGTCAGCCTGGAGGAGCTTCTCAAGGAGAGCGATGTTGTTACGCTTCACGTCCCGCTCATCGATGCCACCTACCACCTCATAAACGAGGAGCGCTTAAAGCTCATGAAACCAACCGCCATCATCATCAACGCGGCCAGGGGAGCCGTTATAGACACCGAAGCGCTCGTCAAGGCCCTCGAGGAGGGTTGGATTGCTGGAGCTGGCCTGGACGTCTTCGAGGAGGAGCCACTGCCTGAGGGCCACCCGCTCACGAAGTTCGACAACGTTGTCCTTACCCCACACATCGGCGCCTCGACCGTCGAGGCCCAGATGAGGGCCGGCGTCCAGGTCGCCGAGCAGATAGTCGAGATTCTGAAGGGCTGA
- a CDS encoding TIGR00153 family protein: MPIFGGKESGVFDTIEKHLEVVNESLVAFRELMIAYLEGDFERANAFGREVDQLESKADQLRRSIETMLYEGAFLPANRGDYVRLSELVDQVADAAESAAHTLVLAKPKVPLELRDGLMKLVDSAIETYKILVEAVNALNSDVDRAIELAKLVEDAEERADEVEYDLKGKVFESETVTTYAKLIWNQILTKIGDIADRAEDASDQVMLMAIKRRG, encoded by the coding sequence ATGCCCATATTCGGCGGAAAAGAAAGTGGGGTTTTTGATACTATTGAAAAGCACCTTGAGGTCGTCAACGAGTCCCTCGTTGCCTTCAGGGAGCTTATGATCGCTTACTTGGAGGGGGATTTTGAGAGGGCCAATGCTTTCGGAAGGGAAGTGGACCAGCTGGAAAGCAAGGCTGACCAGCTCAGGAGAAGTATAGAGACGATGCTCTACGAGGGAGCTTTTCTGCCTGCCAACAGGGGCGATTACGTCAGGCTCTCGGAGCTGGTTGATCAGGTGGCAGACGCTGCTGAAAGTGCCGCCCACACGCTCGTTCTCGCTAAGCCAAAGGTTCCTCTTGAGCTCAGGGATGGGCTCATGAAGCTTGTGGATTCCGCCATCGAGACGTACAAGATTCTCGTCGAGGCCGTCAATGCGCTCAACTCCGACGTTGACAGGGCTATAGAACTCGCAAAGCTCGTTGAAGATGCCGAGGAGAGAGCTGACGAAGTTGAGTACGACCTTAAGGGCAAGGTTTTTGAGAGCGAGACTGTCACGACCTATGCAAAGCTTATATGGAACCAGATACTGACGAAAATCGGCGACATAGCCGACCGCGCGGAGGACGCCTCCGATCAGGTCATGCTCATGGCAATAAAGAGGAGGGGATGA
- a CDS encoding 2-dehydropantoate 2-reductase has translation MKVYVLGAGSIGSLFGALLARAGNDVTLIGREEQVRAINENGLHVLGVEEFTVYPNASLYAPEEPPDLLILATKSYSTKTALECARNCIGPETWVLSIQNGLGNEELALKITPNVMGGITTNGAMLVEWGRVKWTGRGITVVGKYPTGTHPFVEEVAETFNGAGIETHTTENVIGWKWAKAIVNSVINGLGTVLEVKNGFLKDNPYLEGISVDIAREGCMVAQQLGIEFEIHPLELLWDTIEKTRENYNSTLQDIKRGKRTEVDYIHGKIVEYARSVGLEAPRNELLWALIKAKEEQSR, from the coding sequence ATGAAGGTTTACGTCCTCGGTGCGGGTTCGATAGGCTCACTTTTCGGTGCCCTTCTGGCGAGGGCTGGAAACGATGTAACGCTCATCGGCAGGGAGGAGCAGGTGAGGGCGATAAATGAGAACGGCCTTCACGTCCTTGGTGTTGAAGAGTTCACAGTTTATCCTAATGCGAGCCTCTACGCCCCTGAAGAGCCCCCCGATCTTCTCATACTGGCCACAAAGTCGTATTCAACTAAAACTGCCCTGGAGTGCGCAAGGAACTGCATCGGCCCAGAAACTTGGGTGCTGAGCATACAGAACGGCCTCGGGAACGAGGAGTTAGCTTTGAAGATAACCCCAAACGTCATGGGGGGAATAACCACCAACGGGGCCATGCTGGTTGAGTGGGGCAGGGTGAAGTGGACCGGCAGGGGAATAACGGTCGTAGGAAAGTATCCTACCGGAACCCATCCCTTCGTGGAAGAGGTTGCGGAGACCTTCAACGGGGCCGGAATAGAAACGCATACAACCGAGAACGTCATCGGCTGGAAGTGGGCGAAGGCCATAGTCAACTCCGTCATCAACGGACTCGGAACGGTTCTTGAGGTGAAGAACGGCTTTCTGAAGGACAACCCCTACCTCGAGGGCATCTCCGTGGATATAGCGCGCGAAGGATGCATGGTGGCGCAGCAGCTGGGGATAGAGTTCGAGATCCACCCACTGGAGCTTCTCTGGGACACGATAGAGAAAACCCGCGAGAACTACAACTCAACCCTCCAGGACATAAAGAGGGGAAAGAGGACGGAGGTCGACTACATTCACGGAAAGATAGTGGAGTACGCGAGGAGCGTGGGGCTTGAAGCTCCAAGGAACGAGCTTCTCTGGGCGCTCATCAAGGCCAAGGAGGAGCAAAGTAGATAA
- a CDS encoding RNA methyltransferase, with amino-acid sequence MKLKVILVEPEGPANIGMIARTMKNFGFNELVLVNPNITEESYLYAVHARDVLERAVIVETFEEALELVDLAVGTTGKPGKRYIPDRAPMMPWELREALKSYPGRVGLFFGRESIGLKNEELERMDLTVTIPTSEIYPVMNLSQAVAVILYELAKGGREAIHPSLEPATREEKETLIRTWERLLDVLDYPKDPERREVFVKIFRRFVGRTILYGREVHTLIGPLRKAALRLEECGDAER; translated from the coding sequence ATGAAGCTCAAGGTGATTCTGGTCGAACCTGAGGGGCCCGCAAACATAGGCATGATAGCGAGAACGATGAAGAACTTCGGCTTCAATGAGCTAGTTCTGGTCAATCCTAACATCACCGAGGAGAGCTATCTCTATGCAGTCCACGCGCGGGACGTTCTAGAGAGGGCCGTCATCGTCGAAACCTTCGAGGAAGCGCTGGAGCTCGTGGACCTGGCGGTGGGCACGACCGGGAAGCCGGGAAAGCGCTACATCCCGGACAGGGCACCCATGATGCCCTGGGAGCTGAGGGAAGCACTCAAGAGCTATCCCGGAAGGGTCGGCCTCTTCTTCGGGCGCGAGAGCATCGGCCTGAAGAACGAGGAGCTTGAGAGGATGGATCTAACGGTCACCATCCCGACAAGCGAGATTTACCCAGTCATGAACCTCAGCCAGGCCGTTGCGGTGATACTCTACGAGCTGGCCAAGGGCGGAAGGGAAGCCATCCACCCCTCGCTCGAACCGGCAACGCGGGAGGAGAAGGAGACCCTCATCAGAACCTGGGAGAGGCTTTTGGATGTTCTGGATTACCCGAAGGACCCCGAGAGGAGGGAGGTTTTCGTCAAGATTTTCCGGCGCTTCGTGGGGCGAACCATCCTCTACGGAAGGGAGGTTCACACGCTCATCGGACCCTTGAGAAAAGCGGCGTTAAGACTGGAGGAATGTGGAGATGCTGAGCGTTGA
- the otg gene encoding methylated-DNA--protein-cysteine methyltransferase, translating into MLSVERFDIAGKEVWIAVIFDEKIQGITFSLDGEGFLRERIANMAFFLKKRGVNVELTLLESDYPRLVRDVILGKLENEELLPELGFLGVTSFERRVYEWLTKRVKRGSVVTYGELAKTLGTSPRAIGGAMKRNPYPIVVPCHRVVAQDGPGYYTPKLEYKTFLLKLEGVEEWTSSKRT; encoded by the coding sequence ATGCTGAGCGTTGAGCGCTTTGATATCGCGGGGAAGGAAGTCTGGATCGCGGTGATTTTTGACGAGAAAATCCAGGGGATTACCTTCTCCTTGGATGGGGAGGGATTTCTGAGGGAGAGAATCGCCAACATGGCGTTCTTCCTCAAGAAAAGGGGTGTCAATGTCGAATTAACCTTACTGGAGTCAGACTACCCCAGACTCGTCCGCGATGTCATTCTTGGAAAACTCGAGAACGAGGAGCTCCTTCCGGAGCTGGGTTTTCTGGGTGTAACATCCTTTGAGCGCCGCGTTTACGAATGGCTAACAAAAAGGGTTAAAAGAGGAAGCGTTGTAACGTATGGAGAGCTGGCAAAGACCCTTGGAACTTCCCCGAGGGCCATTGGAGGGGCGATGAAGAGGAACCCCTACCCCATAGTCGTTCCCTGTCACAGAGTCGTGGCCCAAGACGGGCCCGGCTATTACACGCCAAAGCTCGAGTACAAGACCTTCCTGCTGAAGCTTGAGGGGGTGGAAGAATGGACAAGCTCAAAGCGTACCTGA